Proteins from one Triticum aestivum cultivar Chinese Spring chromosome 7A, IWGSC CS RefSeq v2.1, whole genome shotgun sequence genomic window:
- the LOC123147791 gene encoding uncharacterized protein — MPMTYPAHTFPQQPAKLLLSLRHLRSSRPFHLLFHNQPPSRSEGLRPDQPPPHHGVRRGVPGSLAVTQCGAYLVVRPHQAFDALTAPSTRYRDERAVFCLLRLPRTTDATSSHRLAQHQHRPLLTGVQNCCYVMDLVAHGSITFALGLVFSR, encoded by the exons CCCTCAACAACCAGCCAAACTCCTCCTCTCTCTCCGTCATCTCAGATCCAGCCGCCCCTTCCATCTCCTCTTCCACAACCAGCCACCGTCCCGATCTGAAGGTCTCCGACCAGatcagcctcctccccaccacggcgtGCGGCGAGGAGTCCCCGGATCGCTCGCCGTCACCCAGTGCGGTGCATATCTGGTAGTCCGCCCTCACCAAGCATTCGATGCGTTGACGGCTCCTAGCACCAGATACCGCGACGAACGAGCTGTGTTCTGCCTCCTCCGGCTGCCGAGGACCACGGACGCCACTTCGTCTCACCGGCTGGCTCAACATCAGCACCGACCACTACTCACAG GTGTGCAAAATTGTTGCTACGTCATGGATCTAGTAGCACATGGATCTATCACTTTTGCTCTTGGTCTTGTGTTCTCCA GATGA